The Tenebrio molitor chromosome 3, icTenMoli1.1, whole genome shotgun sequence genome contains a region encoding:
- the SERCA gene encoding calcium-transporting ATPase sarcoplasmic/endoplasmic reticulum type isoform X3, which produces MEDGHTKTVEEVLNYFNSDPERGLTLDQVKRNQEKYGPNELPVEEGKSIWQLVLEQFDDLLVKILLLAAIISFVLALFEEHDGAFTAFVEPFVILLILIANAVVGVWQERNAESAIEALKEYEPEMGKVVRGDKSGVQKIRAKEIVPGDIVEISVGDKIPADIRLSKIYSTTLRIDQSILTGESVSVIKHTDAIPDPRAVNQDKKNILFSGTNVAAGKARGVVIGTGLSTAIGKIRTEMSETEEIKTPLQQKLDEFGEQLSKVISVICVAVWAINIGHFNDPAHGGSWIKGAVYYFKIAVALAVAAIPEGLPAVITTCLALGTRRMAKKNAIVRSLPSVETLGCTSVICSDKTGTLTTNQMSVSRMFIFEKIEGNDSSFHEFEITGSTYEPIGEVFLRGQKVKCGEYDALHELGVVCIMCNDSAIDFNEFKQAFEKVGEATETALIVLAEKMNPFGVSKAGDRRQTAICVRQDIETKWKKEFTLEFSRDRKSMSSYCVPLKPSRLGNGPKLFVKGAPEGVLDRCTHARVGTQKVPLTNSLKNRILELTRQYGCGRDTLRCLALATGDNPMKPEEMDLGDSTKFYTYEVNLTFVGVVGMLDPPRKEVFDSIVRCRAAGIRVIVITGDNKATAEAICRRIGVFTEEEDTTGKSYSGREFDDLSPSDQKAACARARLFSRVEPAHKSKIVEYLQSMNEISAMTGDGVNDAPALKKAEIGIAMGSGTAVAKSASEMVLADDNFSSIVAAVEEGRAIYNNMKQFIRYLISSNIGEVVSIFLTAALGLPEALIPVQLLWVNLVTDGLPATALGFNPPDLDIMDKPPRKADESLISGWLFFRYLAIGGYVGAATVGAAGWWFMYSPEGPQLTYYQLTHHLQCIGGGPEFKGVDCKVFNDPHPMTMALSVLVTIEMLNAMNSLSENQSLIVMPPWSNWWLMASMALSFTLHFVILYIEVLSTVFQVTPLNVDEWLTVMKFSIPVVLLDETLKFVARKITDVSTLVFRE; this is translated from the exons ATGGAGGACGGACACACCAAAACGGTGGAAGaagtattaaattattttaattccgaTCCGGAACGGGGGCTCACATTAGATCAAGTTAAAAGAAACCAAGAAAAATATGGACCTAATG AACTTCCAGTGGAAGAAG GAAAGTCCATATGGCAATTAGTTTTAGAACAGTTCGATGATCTACTAGTCAAGATTTTATTGTTGGCCGCCATTATTTCTTTC gttCTCGCTTTATTTGAAGAACACGATGGAGCATTCACCGCTTTCGTAGAACCTTTCGTCATTCTTCTCATCCTTATCGCTAATGCTGTCGTCGGTGTGTGGCAG GAAAGAAATGccgaatctgctattgaagcCCTCAAAGAGTACGAGCCCGAGATGGGCAAAGTGGTCCGAGGTGACAAAAGCGGCGTCCAAAAGATCCGGGCGAAGGAAATCGTACCTGGTGACATAGTCGAGATTTCGGTCGGTGACAAAATCCCGGCCGATATCCGTCTGAGCAAGATCTATTCCACCACTCTGCGTATTGACCAGTCCATTTTGACCGGTGAATCCGTCTCCGTAATCAAACACACCGATGCAATTCCCGACCCACGAGCCGTCAATCAAGACAAAAAGAACATCCTTTTCTCAGGTACCAACGTAGCTGCTGGAAAGGCTCGCGGAGTTGTCATCGGCACCGGTTTGAGTACTGCCATCGGTAAGATCCGTACCGAAATGTCCGAGACCGAAGAAATCAAAACTCCCCTTCAACAAAAACTCGACGAATTCGGTGAACAGTTGTCAAAGGTCATCTCCGTTATCTGCGTTGCCGTCTGGGCCATCAACATCGGCCACTTCAACGATCCCGCCCACGGTGGTTCCTGGATCAAGGGTGCCGTTTACTATTTCAAGATCGCCGTAGCTTTGGCCGTCGCCGCCATTCCCGAGGGCTTGCCGGCCGTCATCACGACTTGTCTGGCTTTGGGCACGCGTCGCATGGCCAAGAAGAACGCCATCGTTAGATCTTTGCCCTCCGTCGAGACCTTGGGTTGTACTTCTGTAATTTGCTCAGATAAGACTGGCACCTTGACCACGAATCAAATGTCCGTGTCTCGCatgttcattttcgaaaaaattgaaGGTAACGATAGCAGTTTCCACGAATTCGAGATCACCGGTTCCACCTACGAACCAATCGGCGAAGTATTCCTCAGAGGCCAGAAAGTCAAATGTGGCGAATATGACGCTCTTCACGAATTGGGCGTCGTCTGTATCATGTGCAATGATTCCGCTATTGATTTCAATGAGTTCAAACAGGCCTTCGAGAAGGTTGGTGAAGCCACTGAAACCGCTCTGATCGTCTTGGCCGAGAAGATGAATCCTTTCGGCGTGTCCAAGGCCGGAGATCGTCGCCAAACCGCCATCTGCGTCCGCCAAGACATCGAGACCAAGTGGAAGAAGGAGTTCACCCTCGAATTCTCTCGCGATCGCAAATCCATGTCTTCCTACTGTGTTCCTCTTAAGCCCTCTCGTTTGGGTAATGGTCCTAAGCTTTTCGTTAAAGGCGCCCCCGAAGGTGTGTTGGATAGGTGCACTCATGCCCGTGTCGGTACCCAAAAAGTACCTCTCACCAATTCTCTTAAGAATCGCATCTTGGAATTGACCAGACAGTACGGTTGCGGACGCGATACTCTCCGTTGTCTTGCTCTCGCTACCGGTGACAATCCAATGAAACCCGAAGAAATGGACTTGGGAGACTCGACCAAATTCTACACCTACGAAGTCAACCTTACTTTCGTCGGTGTCGTCGGCATGTTGGATCCTCCACGTAAAGAAGTTTTCGATTCGATTGTCAGATGTCGTGCCGCCGGTATTCGTGTCATCGTCATCACCGGTGACAACAAGGCCACCGCTGAAGCTATCTGCAGACGTATTGGCGTATTCACTGAAGAAGAAGATACCACTGGAAAATCATACTCCGGTCGTGAATTCGACGACTTGAGCCCCTCTGATCAAAAGGCTGCTTGCGCTCGGGCCAGACTCTTCTCCCGTGTAGAACCAGCTCACAAATCGAAGATTGTTGAATATTTGCAAAGCATGAACGAAATTTCAGCCATG ACAGGTGACGGTGTCAACGACGCTCCCGCTTTGAAGAAGGCCGAAATCGGTATTGCAATGGGCTCCGGAACCGCTGTAGCCAAATCGGCCTCAGAGATGGTGTTGGCCGACGACAACTTCTCCTCCATCGTAGCTGCCGTTGAAGAGGGTCGCGCCATCTACAACAACATGAAACAGTTCATCCGCTACCTGATTTCCTCGAATATCGGTGAAGTCGTTTCCATTTTCTTAACAGCCGCTCTGGGTCTCCCCGAAGCTTTGATCCCGGTACAACTGTTGTGGGTCAACTTGGTCACTGACGGTCTCCCCGCCACCGCTTTGGGTTTCAATCCACCAGATCTGGATATCATGGACAAACCCCCAAGGAAAGCCGACGAATCTCTTATTTCTGGATGGTTGTTCTTTAGATATCTAGCTATCGGTGGTTACGTAGGTGCCGCCACTGTTGGTGCTGCTGGCTGGTGGTTCATGTATTCTCCGGAAGGTCCCCAGCTGACTTATTATCAATTG ACACATCACTTGCAATGCATCGGTGGTGGACCCGAGTTCAAAGGCGTCGATTGCAAAGTTTTCAACGATCCTCATCCCATGACCATGGCTCTCTCTGTACTCGTAACTATTGAAATGTTGAACGCTATGAACAG CTTGTCTGAAAATCAATCCTTGATTGTCATGCCCCCGTGGTCCAACTGGTGGTTGATGGCCTCCATGGCTCTTTCTTTCACTCTTCATTTCGTTATTCTTTACATTGAAGTCTTATCC aCTGTGTTCCAAGTGACTCCATTAAATGTCGATGAGTGGTTAACGGTAATGAAATTCTCAATTCCAGTAGTATTACTTGATGAAACGCTCAAATTCGTCGCAAGAAAGATCACAGATG TATCCACACTTGTGTTCCGCGAATAA
- the LOC138126017 gene encoding carboxypeptidase D-like, giving the protein MLYRNLVVVLIISTSLVLSLKWEYHTNAELEQYLKNFTKSSKDNFRTKLYSIGKSVKRNELWVVEVTASRVGRVGVPNIKLIGTVHGNEPVGRELLLHFMEYLRDNYNSDPIVTWLLDNTKIHFLPNMNPDGFALASEDICDGEHGRNNGRMGKDLNRNFPDYYIENKIPEEPETKAVRKWLRDVPFILSAALHGGALVANYPFDTVKEITSLPTNPPSLTPDNDVFEHLATVYSQSHLTMHKGESCGRHFKGGIINGAAWYSLIGGMQDYNYVFHGCMEITLEISCCKYPHVQELPQLWKENKMALLNYCLEALRGVTGRIVDGSTLRPIANASLRVSGRNIAFFSATTGEFWRLLLPGTYKLEISARGYYDQVVSFVVKSDDHLKPQLTFLNVSMVNSTISTTTIEQRTTEVTAKLSESTSDGASTTDVPTKSEDKFVYARQIGRQEDDENSTLHNEPSYLFAFLLFSFLML; this is encoded by the exons ATGCTCTACCGAAATCTGGTGgttgtattaattatttcgaCATCGTTAGTGCTTTCCTTAAAATGGGAGTATCACACCAACGCCGAACTGGAgcaatatctaaaaaatttcacaaaaagcTCTAAGGATAACTTTAGAACGAAACTCTACTCCATCGGCAAATCTGTAAAAA GGAATGAGTTGTGGGTAGTGGAAGTGACTGCCTCAAGAGTAGGGAGGGTCGGAGTTCCTAACATTAAACTTATTGGGACTGTTCATGGTAATGAACCCGTGGGGCGAGAACTTCTTCTGCATTTCATGGAG taTCTTCGTGATAACTACAACTCTGATCCGATTGTAACTTGGCTGTTggataacacaaaaatacattttttgccTAATATGAATCCCGATGGTTTCGCTTTAGCCAGCGAAGATATCTGTGATGGTGAACACGGGAGAAATAATGGCAGGATGGGTAAAGATCTGAACAGGAATTTTCCTGATTACTACATTGAAAACAAAATCCCCGAAGAACCTGAAACCAAAGCCGTTAGAAAATGGTTGAGGGATGTACCATTTATTCTGTCGGCAGCCCTCCATGGTGGAGCTTTAGTTGCCAACTATCCCTTCGACACCGTCAAAGAAATAA CTTCTTTGCCGACCAATCCACCATCGTTGACTCCCGACAACGACGTTTTCGAACACTTGGCCACAGTCTACTCGCAGAGCCATTTAACAATGCACAAGGGCGAGTCATGTGGTCGACACTTCAAAGGAGGCATCATAAACGGAGCTGCTTGGTATTCTCTCATAG GAGGAATGCAAGACTACAATTACGTATTCCATGGTTGCATGGAAATTACACTGGAGATCTCGTGTTGCAAGTACCCACACGTACAAGAACTTCCACAATTATGGAAGGAAAATAAGATG GCCTTGCTCAACTACTGTCTGGAGGCTCTCAGGGGTGTAACCGGTCGAATCGTGGACGGCAGCACTCTTCGACCAATTGCCAACGCATCCTTGCGCGTTTCTGGCAGGAATATTGCGTTTTTTAGTGCGACGACGGGCGAGTTTTGGAGACTGCTGCTACCAGGAACTTATAAGTTGGAG ATTTCTGCTAGAGGGTACTACGATCAAGTCGTGTCTTTCGTTGTCAAATCTGATGATCATTTGAAGCCGCAACTCACGTTTTTGAACGTGTCGATGGTAAATTCGACCATCAGTACCACGACCATCGAACAGAGAACTACCGAGGTGACGGCCAAACTTTCGGAGAGCACTTCAGATGGCGCTTCAACTACGGATGTGCCCACCAAGAGTGAGGATAAATTCGTTTATGCAAGACAGATCGGTCGGCAAGAAGATGACGAGAATTCGACACTGCATAACGAACCCTCATATTTATTCGCGTTTTTGTTATTCTCTTTTTTAATGCTGTGA
- the SERCA gene encoding calcium-transporting ATPase sarcoplasmic/endoplasmic reticulum type isoform X1, which yields MEDGHTKTVEEVLNYFNSDPERGLTLDQVKRNQEKYGPNELPVEEGKSIWQLVLEQFDDLLVKILLLAAIISFVLALFEEHDGAFTAFVEPFVILLILIANAVVGVWQERNAESAIEALKEYEPEMGKVVRGDKSGVQKIRAKEIVPGDIVEISVGDKIPADIRLSKIYSTTLRIDQSILTGESVSVIKHTDAIPDPRAVNQDKKNILFSGTNVAAGKARGVVIGTGLSTAIGKIRTEMSETEEIKTPLQQKLDEFGEQLSKVISVICVAVWAINIGHFNDPAHGGSWIKGAVYYFKIAVALAVAAIPEGLPAVITTCLALGTRRMAKKNAIVRSLPSVETLGCTSVICSDKTGTLTTNQMSVSRMFIFEKIEGNDSSFHEFEITGSTYEPIGEVFLRGQKVKCGEYDALHELGVVCIMCNDSAIDFNEFKQAFEKVGEATETALIVLAEKMNPFGVSKAGDRRQTAICVRQDIETKWKKEFTLEFSRDRKSMSSYCVPLKPSRLGNGPKLFVKGAPEGVLDRCTHARVGTQKVPLTNSLKNRILELTRQYGCGRDTLRCLALATGDNPMKPEEMDLGDSTKFYTYEVNLTFVGVVGMLDPPRKEVFDSIVRCRAAGIRVIVITGDNKATAEAICRRIGVFTEEEDTTGKSYSGREFDDLSPSDQKAACARARLFSRVEPAHKSKIVEYLQSMNEISAMTGDGVNDAPALKKAEIGIAMGSGTAVAKSASEMVLADDNFSSIVAAVEEGRAIYNNMKQFIRYLISSNIGEVVSIFLTAALGLPEALIPVQLLWVNLVTDGLPATALGFNPPDLDIMDKPPRKADESLISGWLFFRYLAIGGYVGAATVGAAGWWFMYSPEGPQLTYYQLTHHLQCIGGGPEFKGVDCKVFNDPHPMTMALSVLVTIEMLNAMNSLSENQSLIVMPPWSNWWLMASMALSFTLHFVILYIEVLSTVFQVTPLNVDEWLTVMKFSIPVVLLDETLKFVARKITDGESPIYTVHWIVLMWAVFFGLLCVSPI from the exons ATGGAGGACGGACACACCAAAACGGTGGAAGaagtattaaattattttaattccgaTCCGGAACGGGGGCTCACATTAGATCAAGTTAAAAGAAACCAAGAAAAATATGGACCTAATG AACTTCCAGTGGAAGAAG GAAAGTCCATATGGCAATTAGTTTTAGAACAGTTCGATGATCTACTAGTCAAGATTTTATTGTTGGCCGCCATTATTTCTTTC gttCTCGCTTTATTTGAAGAACACGATGGAGCATTCACCGCTTTCGTAGAACCTTTCGTCATTCTTCTCATCCTTATCGCTAATGCTGTCGTCGGTGTGTGGCAG GAAAGAAATGccgaatctgctattgaagcCCTCAAAGAGTACGAGCCCGAGATGGGCAAAGTGGTCCGAGGTGACAAAAGCGGCGTCCAAAAGATCCGGGCGAAGGAAATCGTACCTGGTGACATAGTCGAGATTTCGGTCGGTGACAAAATCCCGGCCGATATCCGTCTGAGCAAGATCTATTCCACCACTCTGCGTATTGACCAGTCCATTTTGACCGGTGAATCCGTCTCCGTAATCAAACACACCGATGCAATTCCCGACCCACGAGCCGTCAATCAAGACAAAAAGAACATCCTTTTCTCAGGTACCAACGTAGCTGCTGGAAAGGCTCGCGGAGTTGTCATCGGCACCGGTTTGAGTACTGCCATCGGTAAGATCCGTACCGAAATGTCCGAGACCGAAGAAATCAAAACTCCCCTTCAACAAAAACTCGACGAATTCGGTGAACAGTTGTCAAAGGTCATCTCCGTTATCTGCGTTGCCGTCTGGGCCATCAACATCGGCCACTTCAACGATCCCGCCCACGGTGGTTCCTGGATCAAGGGTGCCGTTTACTATTTCAAGATCGCCGTAGCTTTGGCCGTCGCCGCCATTCCCGAGGGCTTGCCGGCCGTCATCACGACTTGTCTGGCTTTGGGCACGCGTCGCATGGCCAAGAAGAACGCCATCGTTAGATCTTTGCCCTCCGTCGAGACCTTGGGTTGTACTTCTGTAATTTGCTCAGATAAGACTGGCACCTTGACCACGAATCAAATGTCCGTGTCTCGCatgttcattttcgaaaaaattgaaGGTAACGATAGCAGTTTCCACGAATTCGAGATCACCGGTTCCACCTACGAACCAATCGGCGAAGTATTCCTCAGAGGCCAGAAAGTCAAATGTGGCGAATATGACGCTCTTCACGAATTGGGCGTCGTCTGTATCATGTGCAATGATTCCGCTATTGATTTCAATGAGTTCAAACAGGCCTTCGAGAAGGTTGGTGAAGCCACTGAAACCGCTCTGATCGTCTTGGCCGAGAAGATGAATCCTTTCGGCGTGTCCAAGGCCGGAGATCGTCGCCAAACCGCCATCTGCGTCCGCCAAGACATCGAGACCAAGTGGAAGAAGGAGTTCACCCTCGAATTCTCTCGCGATCGCAAATCCATGTCTTCCTACTGTGTTCCTCTTAAGCCCTCTCGTTTGGGTAATGGTCCTAAGCTTTTCGTTAAAGGCGCCCCCGAAGGTGTGTTGGATAGGTGCACTCATGCCCGTGTCGGTACCCAAAAAGTACCTCTCACCAATTCTCTTAAGAATCGCATCTTGGAATTGACCAGACAGTACGGTTGCGGACGCGATACTCTCCGTTGTCTTGCTCTCGCTACCGGTGACAATCCAATGAAACCCGAAGAAATGGACTTGGGAGACTCGACCAAATTCTACACCTACGAAGTCAACCTTACTTTCGTCGGTGTCGTCGGCATGTTGGATCCTCCACGTAAAGAAGTTTTCGATTCGATTGTCAGATGTCGTGCCGCCGGTATTCGTGTCATCGTCATCACCGGTGACAACAAGGCCACCGCTGAAGCTATCTGCAGACGTATTGGCGTATTCACTGAAGAAGAAGATACCACTGGAAAATCATACTCCGGTCGTGAATTCGACGACTTGAGCCCCTCTGATCAAAAGGCTGCTTGCGCTCGGGCCAGACTCTTCTCCCGTGTAGAACCAGCTCACAAATCGAAGATTGTTGAATATTTGCAAAGCATGAACGAAATTTCAGCCATG ACAGGTGACGGTGTCAACGACGCTCCCGCTTTGAAGAAGGCCGAAATCGGTATTGCAATGGGCTCCGGAACCGCTGTAGCCAAATCGGCCTCAGAGATGGTGTTGGCCGACGACAACTTCTCCTCCATCGTAGCTGCCGTTGAAGAGGGTCGCGCCATCTACAACAACATGAAACAGTTCATCCGCTACCTGATTTCCTCGAATATCGGTGAAGTCGTTTCCATTTTCTTAACAGCCGCTCTGGGTCTCCCCGAAGCTTTGATCCCGGTACAACTGTTGTGGGTCAACTTGGTCACTGACGGTCTCCCCGCCACCGCTTTGGGTTTCAATCCACCAGATCTGGATATCATGGACAAACCCCCAAGGAAAGCCGACGAATCTCTTATTTCTGGATGGTTGTTCTTTAGATATCTAGCTATCGGTGGTTACGTAGGTGCCGCCACTGTTGGTGCTGCTGGCTGGTGGTTCATGTATTCTCCGGAAGGTCCCCAGCTGACTTATTATCAATTG ACACATCACTTGCAATGCATCGGTGGTGGACCCGAGTTCAAAGGCGTCGATTGCAAAGTTTTCAACGATCCTCATCCCATGACCATGGCTCTCTCTGTACTCGTAACTATTGAAATGTTGAACGCTATGAACAG CTTGTCTGAAAATCAATCCTTGATTGTCATGCCCCCGTGGTCCAACTGGTGGTTGATGGCCTCCATGGCTCTTTCTTTCACTCTTCATTTCGTTATTCTTTACATTGAAGTCTTATCC aCTGTGTTCCAAGTGACTCCATTAAATGTCGATGAGTGGTTAACGGTAATGAAATTCTCAATTCCAGTAGTATTACTTGATGAAACGCTCAAATTCGTCGCAAGAAAGATCACAGATGGTGAGAGTCCAATTTACACTGTGCACTGGATTGTACTAATGTGGGCCGTTTTCTTTGGTTTACTGTGTGTAAGCCCTATCTAA
- the SERCA gene encoding calcium-transporting ATPase sarcoplasmic/endoplasmic reticulum type isoform X2 encodes MEDGHTKTVEEVLNYFNSDPERGLTLDQVKRNQEKYGPNELPVEEGKSIWQLVLEQFDDLLVKILLLAAIISFVLALFEEHDGAFTAFVEPFVILLILIANAVVGVWQERNAESAIEALKEYEPEMGKVVRGDKSGVQKIRAKEIVPGDIVEISVGDKIPADIRLSKIYSTTLRIDQSILTGESVSVIKHTDAIPDPRAVNQDKKNILFSGTNVAAGKARGVVIGTGLSTAIGKIRTEMSETEEIKTPLQQKLDEFGEQLSKVISVICVAVWAINIGHFNDPAHGGSWIKGAVYYFKIAVALAVAAIPEGLPAVITTCLALGTRRMAKKNAIVRSLPSVETLGCTSVICSDKTGTLTTNQMSVSRMFIFEKIEGNDSSFHEFEITGSTYEPIGEVFLRGQKVKCGEYDALHELGVVCIMCNDSAIDFNEFKQAFEKVGEATETALIVLAEKMNPFGVSKAGDRRQTAICVRQDIETKWKKEFTLEFSRDRKSMSSYCVPLKPSRLGNGPKLFVKGAPEGVLDRCTHARVGTQKVPLTNSLKNRILELTRQYGCGRDTLRCLALATGDNPMKPEEMDLGDSTKFYTYEVNLTFVGVVGMLDPPRKEVFDSIVRCRAAGIRVIVITGDNKATAEAICRRIGVFTEEEDTTGKSYSGREFDDLSPSDQKAACARARLFSRVEPAHKSKIVEYLQSMNEISAMTGDGVNDAPALKKAEIGIAMGSGTAVAKSASEMVLADDNFSSIVAAVEEGRAIYNNMKQFIRYLISSNIGEVVSIFLTAALGLPEALIPVQLLWVNLVTDGLPATALGFNPPDLDIMDKPPRKADESLISGWLFFRYLAIGGYVGAATVGAAGWWFMYSPEGPQLTYYQLTHHLQCIGGGPEFKGVDCKVFNDPHPMTMALSVLVTIEMLNAMNSLSENQSLIVMPPWSNWWLMASMALSFTLHFVILYIEVLSTVFQVTPLNVDEWLTVMKFSIPVVLLDETLKFVARKITDVGEAVVDKW; translated from the exons ATGGAGGACGGACACACCAAAACGGTGGAAGaagtattaaattattttaattccgaTCCGGAACGGGGGCTCACATTAGATCAAGTTAAAAGAAACCAAGAAAAATATGGACCTAATG AACTTCCAGTGGAAGAAG GAAAGTCCATATGGCAATTAGTTTTAGAACAGTTCGATGATCTACTAGTCAAGATTTTATTGTTGGCCGCCATTATTTCTTTC gttCTCGCTTTATTTGAAGAACACGATGGAGCATTCACCGCTTTCGTAGAACCTTTCGTCATTCTTCTCATCCTTATCGCTAATGCTGTCGTCGGTGTGTGGCAG GAAAGAAATGccgaatctgctattgaagcCCTCAAAGAGTACGAGCCCGAGATGGGCAAAGTGGTCCGAGGTGACAAAAGCGGCGTCCAAAAGATCCGGGCGAAGGAAATCGTACCTGGTGACATAGTCGAGATTTCGGTCGGTGACAAAATCCCGGCCGATATCCGTCTGAGCAAGATCTATTCCACCACTCTGCGTATTGACCAGTCCATTTTGACCGGTGAATCCGTCTCCGTAATCAAACACACCGATGCAATTCCCGACCCACGAGCCGTCAATCAAGACAAAAAGAACATCCTTTTCTCAGGTACCAACGTAGCTGCTGGAAAGGCTCGCGGAGTTGTCATCGGCACCGGTTTGAGTACTGCCATCGGTAAGATCCGTACCGAAATGTCCGAGACCGAAGAAATCAAAACTCCCCTTCAACAAAAACTCGACGAATTCGGTGAACAGTTGTCAAAGGTCATCTCCGTTATCTGCGTTGCCGTCTGGGCCATCAACATCGGCCACTTCAACGATCCCGCCCACGGTGGTTCCTGGATCAAGGGTGCCGTTTACTATTTCAAGATCGCCGTAGCTTTGGCCGTCGCCGCCATTCCCGAGGGCTTGCCGGCCGTCATCACGACTTGTCTGGCTTTGGGCACGCGTCGCATGGCCAAGAAGAACGCCATCGTTAGATCTTTGCCCTCCGTCGAGACCTTGGGTTGTACTTCTGTAATTTGCTCAGATAAGACTGGCACCTTGACCACGAATCAAATGTCCGTGTCTCGCatgttcattttcgaaaaaattgaaGGTAACGATAGCAGTTTCCACGAATTCGAGATCACCGGTTCCACCTACGAACCAATCGGCGAAGTATTCCTCAGAGGCCAGAAAGTCAAATGTGGCGAATATGACGCTCTTCACGAATTGGGCGTCGTCTGTATCATGTGCAATGATTCCGCTATTGATTTCAATGAGTTCAAACAGGCCTTCGAGAAGGTTGGTGAAGCCACTGAAACCGCTCTGATCGTCTTGGCCGAGAAGATGAATCCTTTCGGCGTGTCCAAGGCCGGAGATCGTCGCCAAACCGCCATCTGCGTCCGCCAAGACATCGAGACCAAGTGGAAGAAGGAGTTCACCCTCGAATTCTCTCGCGATCGCAAATCCATGTCTTCCTACTGTGTTCCTCTTAAGCCCTCTCGTTTGGGTAATGGTCCTAAGCTTTTCGTTAAAGGCGCCCCCGAAGGTGTGTTGGATAGGTGCACTCATGCCCGTGTCGGTACCCAAAAAGTACCTCTCACCAATTCTCTTAAGAATCGCATCTTGGAATTGACCAGACAGTACGGTTGCGGACGCGATACTCTCCGTTGTCTTGCTCTCGCTACCGGTGACAATCCAATGAAACCCGAAGAAATGGACTTGGGAGACTCGACCAAATTCTACACCTACGAAGTCAACCTTACTTTCGTCGGTGTCGTCGGCATGTTGGATCCTCCACGTAAAGAAGTTTTCGATTCGATTGTCAGATGTCGTGCCGCCGGTATTCGTGTCATCGTCATCACCGGTGACAACAAGGCCACCGCTGAAGCTATCTGCAGACGTATTGGCGTATTCACTGAAGAAGAAGATACCACTGGAAAATCATACTCCGGTCGTGAATTCGACGACTTGAGCCCCTCTGATCAAAAGGCTGCTTGCGCTCGGGCCAGACTCTTCTCCCGTGTAGAACCAGCTCACAAATCGAAGATTGTTGAATATTTGCAAAGCATGAACGAAATTTCAGCCATG ACAGGTGACGGTGTCAACGACGCTCCCGCTTTGAAGAAGGCCGAAATCGGTATTGCAATGGGCTCCGGAACCGCTGTAGCCAAATCGGCCTCAGAGATGGTGTTGGCCGACGACAACTTCTCCTCCATCGTAGCTGCCGTTGAAGAGGGTCGCGCCATCTACAACAACATGAAACAGTTCATCCGCTACCTGATTTCCTCGAATATCGGTGAAGTCGTTTCCATTTTCTTAACAGCCGCTCTGGGTCTCCCCGAAGCTTTGATCCCGGTACAACTGTTGTGGGTCAACTTGGTCACTGACGGTCTCCCCGCCACCGCTTTGGGTTTCAATCCACCAGATCTGGATATCATGGACAAACCCCCAAGGAAAGCCGACGAATCTCTTATTTCTGGATGGTTGTTCTTTAGATATCTAGCTATCGGTGGTTACGTAGGTGCCGCCACTGTTGGTGCTGCTGGCTGGTGGTTCATGTATTCTCCGGAAGGTCCCCAGCTGACTTATTATCAATTG ACACATCACTTGCAATGCATCGGTGGTGGACCCGAGTTCAAAGGCGTCGATTGCAAAGTTTTCAACGATCCTCATCCCATGACCATGGCTCTCTCTGTACTCGTAACTATTGAAATGTTGAACGCTATGAACAG CTTGTCTGAAAATCAATCCTTGATTGTCATGCCCCCGTGGTCCAACTGGTGGTTGATGGCCTCCATGGCTCTTTCTTTCACTCTTCATTTCGTTATTCTTTACATTGAAGTCTTATCC aCTGTGTTCCAAGTGACTCCATTAAATGTCGATGAGTGGTTAACGGTAATGAAATTCTCAATTCCAGTAGTATTACTTGATGAAACGCTCAAATTCGTCGCAAGAAAGATCACAGATG TTGGCGAAGCTGTAGTAGATAAGTGGTAA